A region from the Pseudomonas sp. KU26590 genome encodes:
- a CDS encoding type VI secretion system Vgr family protein, with amino-acid sequence MDLTFGTPLSQSGRLLQLTTPLGEHQLQALRMHGVEGIGRVPRYTLDVVVQDTEYDPEKLIGQPVSLAILCDDGSSAQRHGLVESVRYLGNDGGLHDWQLVFAPWFSLLEYRLDCRIWQDKNLPTILEAVFSLYEQAKGNYRLDLRREYAPLSYVTQFNESDANFVQRWCEQEGLFWYVEHTADKHCIVFTDTVDTLPALAPQSIRFHTQNATEKQDGITQWSSGSQLLSGKLHWRSVDYLAHGQPRETVMPALQAASAPQALERYEYQGQYGWQKQDRGEWLSRVQIEQRESQARRVQGQSGVRQMEAGRWFELTQHPLYERKAAEERQFLLIEVEMFAESNLPLAKERREVPGSLAALFRSVRPEPSGLPGVAAVADAMGVGSHGFFLNRFEGQLHSVPFRSPSEHFKPKSLGQQTAVVVTPSGHEVFTDTLNRICVRFHWDRLSQDGELGSCWLRMMQPSSGPDWGSVHVPRAGEEVVITFLDNDIDRPLVMGQVYGGHKPAWHSSGLMAGYKSKEVGGGGFNQWVMDDSTGQVRTQIHSSHGHTQLNLGYLIDQRGNNRGGLRGTGFELRTDAYGALRAQQGLYLSTWKRSGAQGAQIDASEAQQQLKNSEQRVKTLSDTAQQHNALPMQEGLDSLTQLNSDADVTYGSDDGAPSKGPGEQQRNGGDTAWAIRSGGRGKTPGYQQPLLIASSPADIATATPKSTHLHSGKHLTLSTGEDVSIASGKSLLASVAQSISLFAQNAGAKLFAAKGKIELQAQSDAMELTAQQKVMITSTAAGIEIAAQDGILLTSGGGYIRIKDGNIEIHAPGTIDVKGAKKTFSGPAQLNRDNPGWPESSVTQSLSFYAGQSNAGGSNAWAGMPYKLLAGGAVVKQGVMDKTGIVEVDHHPSTSDYTVELANGLRYAIPVGGQYQGEESNAELANSGFHRHESNTHPDVTQPGSRSDFRANYALLNNSMSEPEI; translated from the coding sequence ATGGACCTGACCTTCGGCACCCCACTCAGCCAGAGCGGACGCCTGCTGCAACTCACCACGCCGCTGGGCGAGCATCAGCTCCAGGCGCTGCGCATGCATGGGGTCGAGGGCATCGGGCGTGTGCCCCGCTACACCCTCGACGTGGTGGTGCAGGACACCGAATATGATCCTGAAAAACTTATCGGCCAGCCCGTCAGCCTGGCGATTCTCTGTGATGACGGTTCTTCCGCGCAGCGTCATGGCCTGGTCGAGAGCGTGCGCTATCTGGGCAATGACGGCGGCCTGCATGACTGGCAACTGGTCTTCGCGCCCTGGTTCAGCCTGCTTGAATACCGCCTCGACTGCCGAATCTGGCAGGACAAGAATCTGCCGACCATTCTGGAAGCCGTTTTCTCACTGTACGAACAGGCCAAGGGCAACTACCGCCTGGACCTGCGACGTGAATACGCCCCGCTCTCCTACGTTACCCAGTTCAATGAAAGTGACGCCAACTTCGTGCAGCGCTGGTGTGAGCAGGAAGGTCTTTTCTGGTACGTCGAACATACGGCAGACAAGCATTGCATCGTCTTTACCGATACCGTCGATACCCTGCCCGCGCTGGCGCCGCAGAGTATTCGCTTTCACACGCAGAACGCCACCGAGAAACAGGACGGCATTACCCAGTGGAGCAGCGGCTCGCAGTTGCTCAGCGGCAAACTGCATTGGCGCAGTGTCGATTACCTGGCCCACGGCCAGCCCCGCGAAACCGTGATGCCTGCCTTGCAAGCCGCCTCAGCACCACAGGCGCTGGAGCGTTACGAGTATCAGGGTCAGTACGGCTGGCAGAAGCAGGACCGGGGCGAATGGCTGAGCCGCGTGCAGATCGAACAGCGCGAATCGCAGGCGCGTCGTGTGCAAGGTCAAAGCGGCGTGCGGCAGATGGAAGCCGGACGCTGGTTTGAGCTGACCCAGCATCCGCTTTACGAGCGCAAGGCGGCTGAAGAGCGCCAGTTTTTGCTGATCGAAGTCGAGATGTTCGCCGAGAGCAACCTGCCGCTGGCCAAGGAGAGACGCGAAGTGCCGGGCAGTCTGGCCGCGCTGTTCAGGTCGGTGCGCCCTGAGCCGTCGGGGTTGCCAGGTGTGGCAGCGGTGGCCGATGCAATGGGCGTCGGCAGCCATGGTTTCTTCCTCAACCGATTTGAAGGCCAGTTGCACAGCGTTCCATTTCGCAGCCCGTCGGAGCATTTCAAGCCTAAGAGCCTCGGCCAACAGACCGCCGTGGTCGTCACGCCCAGTGGCCATGAAGTGTTTACCGACACCTTGAACCGGATCTGCGTACGTTTTCACTGGGACCGCCTTTCCCAAGATGGCGAACTGGGTTCCTGCTGGCTGCGCATGATGCAACCGAGCAGCGGCCCGGACTGGGGCAGTGTGCATGTGCCGCGTGCCGGTGAAGAGGTGGTCATCACCTTCCTGGACAACGACATCGACCGGCCGCTGGTCATGGGCCAAGTCTACGGCGGCCACAAGCCCGCATGGCACTCCAGCGGTTTGATGGCGGGCTACAAGAGCAAGGAAGTCGGCGGCGGAGGCTTCAACCAATGGGTGATGGACGACTCCACCGGCCAGGTTCGTACCCAGATCCACAGCAGCCACGGGCATACCCAGCTTAACCTTGGCTATTTGATCGACCAGCGCGGTAATAACCGTGGCGGCCTGCGCGGCACGGGTTTCGAGTTACGCACCGATGCCTACGGCGCACTGCGCGCCCAGCAGGGTTTGTACCTCAGCACCTGGAAACGCAGCGGCGCGCAGGGCGCACAGATCGATGCCAGCGAAGCGCAGCAACAACTGAAGAACAGCGAACAGCGCGTCAAGACCTTGTCCGATACCGCCCAACAGCACAACGCCCTGCCCATGCAGGAAGGCCTGGACAGCCTGACCCAGCTCAACAGCGATGCCGACGTGACTTACGGCAGCGACGACGGCGCCCCGAGCAAAGGCCCAGGCGAACAACAACGCAACGGCGGCGACACCGCCTGGGCAATCCGCAGCGGCGGACGTGGCAAAACGCCGGGTTACCAGCAGCCGCTGTTAATCGCATCGTCCCCCGCCGACATCGCCACCGCGACCCCGAAAAGCACCCACCTGCACAGCGGCAAGCACCTGACCCTGAGCACCGGCGAAGACGTCAGCATCGCCAGCGGCAAATCCCTGCTCGCCAGCGTCGCGCAAAGCATCAGCCTGTTCGCGCAGAATGCGGGAGCGAAGCTGTTTGCAGCCAAGGGCAAGATCGAGTTGCAAGCGCAAAGTGATGCGATGGAACTGACCGCGCAACAGAAGGTGATGATTACCTCGACCGCCGCCGGAATAGAGATCGCCGCCCAGGACGGCATATTGCTTACCAGCGGTGGTGGCTACATCCGCATCAAGGACGGCAACATCGAGATTCACGCGCCGGGGACGATTGATGTCAAAGGGGCGAAGAAGACTTTTAGCGGGCCAGCCCAGCTTAATCGTGATAACCCTGGCTGGCCAGAATCCTCTGTAACCCAATCCCTTTCGTTTTACGCAGGGCAATCCAATGCAGGAGGCTCTAACGCGTGGGCGGGCATGCCTTATAAGCTTCTTGCCGGAGGGGCGGTGGTCAAACAGGGCGTGATGGACAAAACCGGAATAGTGGAGGTGGATCACCATCCCTCTACCAGTGATTACACTGTCGAGTTAGCGAATGGCCTTCGTTATGCAATACCTGTAGGCGGGCAGTACCAAGGTGAGGAGTCGAATGCTGAACTCGCCAATAGCGGGTTTCATCGCCACGAAAGTAATACACATCCTGACGTTACACAGCCCGGAAGTCGAAGTGATTTTCGGGCGAACTACGCACTTCTAAATAACTCAATGTCAGAGCCGGAGATTTAA
- a CDS encoding phospholipase D-like domain-containing protein, giving the protein MTSSNSITTPIAICKKNSANLNLPWFLQRTEYHPVPATFRPLVNGERAFGALYKSIMAAKVSIDYVCWGFQPSMYFKRTGSAGELCIGDLLIKKGLEGVKVRILCWYDKTHVAQTQENPTPGNNTISYFEKGKQNRNDAQEDYDKQWYGKVKQLNKTNQGMLERVALEKMRIPSRDESSYLKNIEFATRDFNAKDRAEIIWQLAIHSTDKKNTTNNKLQSTAVMAAWPTHHQKVVLVDYEKPERAVGFVMGHNTLDAYWDKDRHSYVRMHARFGRNGATPRQDISSMVTGPILEHLNHNFCDAWKRQTSIDLLLSRKALAAELRLNSVAGTPVMAQILRTQSQEGVHDIKQLYLNAVNNVTSYIYLENQYFRWEPLAAAIKKSVQDQIKGGRDPDKHGAVHLFVVTNSNDEGIGPGTMNTYRMLDSLGKKNVLPSVSRIERNEALDHELEAAKIETINARQSLARLSDPRMRLSPTALEKLKADRQAKLDEAQEHQEKLEHAMPSAKEENIVPIPIRGLKIHICTLVAPDSPPGNWMPVYIHSKLAIIDDVFTTLGSANINIRSMEVDSELNICHEHPGLSKKLRQELWNIHTDNKGGQDDVAVAFSKWLDMLEENNNRREGNNDPEVKEKLSPIVSLVEFYRDSDARTNMD; this is encoded by the coding sequence ATGACATCGTCTAATTCAATCACCACTCCGATAGCAATCTGTAAAAAGAACTCGGCCAATTTGAACCTACCTTGGTTTTTGCAACGTACTGAGTATCATCCAGTTCCTGCAACTTTTAGACCTCTAGTAAACGGAGAGCGAGCATTTGGCGCGCTCTACAAGTCAATAATGGCGGCGAAAGTGAGCATTGACTATGTTTGTTGGGGGTTTCAGCCGTCCATGTATTTTAAAAGAACCGGAAGCGCAGGTGAGCTTTGCATCGGTGACTTATTAATTAAAAAAGGACTGGAAGGTGTAAAGGTTCGAATCTTGTGCTGGTATGACAAAACGCATGTGGCGCAAACTCAAGAAAATCCGACACCCGGAAACAACACTATAAGTTACTTTGAAAAAGGCAAGCAAAACCGCAACGACGCTCAAGAGGATTACGATAAACAGTGGTACGGAAAAGTTAAGCAATTGAACAAGACGAACCAAGGTATGCTTGAGCGTGTCGCTCTGGAAAAAATGCGGATACCATCGAGAGACGAAAGTTCATATCTGAAAAATATTGAATTTGCAACGCGCGACTTTAATGCCAAAGATCGCGCAGAAATCATATGGCAGTTGGCAATTCACAGCACTGACAAGAAAAACACCACAAACAACAAACTGCAGAGCACGGCAGTGATGGCTGCTTGGCCAACCCATCATCAAAAAGTAGTATTGGTTGATTACGAAAAGCCAGAGAGAGCAGTAGGCTTTGTTATGGGTCATAACACGCTAGATGCTTACTGGGATAAGGACAGACACAGTTATGTTAGAATGCATGCCCGATTTGGCAGGAATGGTGCAACTCCGAGACAGGATATCTCGAGCATGGTAACCGGTCCAATACTGGAACACTTGAACCACAATTTTTGCGACGCATGGAAACGACAAACGAGTATCGACTTGCTTTTGTCACGAAAGGCATTAGCTGCCGAGTTAAGGCTTAACTCAGTGGCAGGAACACCAGTCATGGCGCAAATACTGAGGACTCAAAGCCAAGAAGGTGTTCATGACATTAAACAGCTTTATTTGAATGCTGTGAACAATGTCACTAGCTATATATATTTAGAAAATCAGTATTTTCGATGGGAACCTCTCGCCGCGGCTATCAAAAAGTCGGTGCAAGACCAAATCAAAGGAGGACGTGATCCTGACAAGCATGGGGCGGTTCATCTGTTCGTCGTCACGAACTCTAACGATGAAGGAATAGGACCAGGCACTATGAACACTTATAGAATGCTAGACAGTTTAGGAAAAAAAAATGTGCTGCCCAGTGTATCCAGAATAGAAAGAAACGAGGCGCTGGATCACGAGCTGGAAGCTGCGAAAATTGAAACAATCAATGCGCGACAATCCCTTGCTCGTCTGAGCGACCCTCGGATGCGCTTAAGCCCCACAGCGCTTGAGAAATTAAAGGCAGATCGACAGGCCAAATTGGATGAGGCGCAGGAACATCAAGAAAAACTAGAACATGCAATGCCCTCTGCAAAAGAAGAGAATATTGTACCGATCCCCATCCGAGGGCTAAAAATTCACATATGTACGCTGGTAGCTCCCGACTCCCCACCAGGAAACTGGATGCCGGTTTATATTCATAGCAAGCTAGCCATCATTGATGACGTCTTCACAACGCTTGGTTCTGCGAATATCAACATACGAAGCATGGAGGTTGACAGTGAGCTGAATATCTGTCACGAACATCCAGGTCTGTCCAAGAAGCTTCGCCAGGAGCTATGGAATATACATACGGATAATAAAGGTGGGCAGGACGATGTAGCGGTTGCTTTTAGCAAGTGGCTAGATATGCTCGAAGAGAACAATAACCGACGAGAAGGCAATAACGACCCAGAAGTAAAAGAAAAGTTATCGCCAATAGTTTCGCTTGTCGAGTTTTATCGAGACAGCGACGCGCGTACGAACATGGACTAG
- a CDS encoding sel1 repeat family protein has protein sequence MHNLIAYSLPILLYLFVIPEINAMSNKNEQDIIQENLAFECHRQADALPPISQEVDVIYKYGLYLQQKEGPKDFNEAARYYRIAAANGHYKAATNLQALISEGLARSPNAQKETIDLVEQYMALGVPGAYYDMAHYLEAGYGVEQDNEKANAYFRKAADMGSPDAQFYIAKLLGRMTGPKDVMVQMRRCAAYQGHTQAARELAGFLRVRKKYEETVSAYHQGAKSGDATSARRLAEAFKGPSSTDDLYYMKLTADEERTKRYAAINNFLEQNEQLSPKVPDIDSIVPLPPAKLPAWDGTFQWQKERTAKAVPNNPDDALIQRLSKEKNLDPATGLPLPKN, from the coding sequence ATGCACAACTTAATAGCTTACTCCCTGCCCATCCTACTTTATTTATTCGTGATACCTGAGATTAATGCCATGTCAAATAAAAATGAACAAGATATCATTCAGGAAAACCTCGCCTTTGAATGCCACCGACAGGCAGATGCACTCCCCCCCATTAGCCAAGAGGTGGATGTTATCTATAAATATGGTCTCTACCTTCAGCAAAAAGAGGGTCCCAAGGATTTCAACGAAGCCGCTCGATATTACCGAATAGCCGCTGCTAACGGACACTATAAGGCGGCTACCAATTTGCAAGCGCTGATTTCTGAAGGCCTCGCCCGCTCTCCAAATGCTCAAAAGGAAACTATTGATCTGGTTGAGCAGTATATGGCACTGGGCGTTCCCGGTGCCTACTACGATATGGCGCATTATCTTGAAGCAGGTTACGGCGTTGAGCAGGACAATGAAAAAGCTAATGCATATTTTCGAAAAGCAGCGGATATGGGAAGTCCTGATGCACAATTCTATATAGCAAAATTACTAGGTAGAATGACAGGTCCCAAGGATGTCATGGTCCAAATGCGACGCTGCGCGGCCTACCAAGGCCATACACAAGCGGCACGTGAATTGGCGGGTTTTTTGCGTGTAAGAAAAAAATATGAAGAAACCGTTAGTGCATATCATCAAGGCGCAAAATCGGGTGATGCTACCTCAGCTAGAAGACTTGCTGAGGCGTTTAAAGGTCCATCATCAACGGATGACCTTTACTACATGAAATTAACTGCTGACGAAGAGCGGACAAAAAGGTATGCTGCTATTAATAATTTCCTTGAGCAAAACGAACAACTGAGTCCCAAAGTCCCAGATATTGACTCTATAGTTCCGCTCCCCCCTGCCAAACTTCCCGCTTGGGATGGAACCTTTCAATGGCAAAAAGAACGTACCGCAAAAGCAGTTCCTAACAATCCTGACGACGCATTGATTCAACGGCTGAGCAAAGAAAAAAACCTGGACCCCGCGACGGGCCTACCCTTGCCGAAAAATTGA
- a CDS encoding T6SS immunity protein Tli4 family protein — protein sequence MLTAQPKKNYVIIALGFAISLSIIFMLFYKEELAKMRTAKNTKTYSAAIARYSVEIPESMKLADVALNKNGIPIKVYFDYIKPRTERLVDSSLAAIKNNETGRKTIEKPAEISRPSDTAWMIAYNHKRVTGVDVYGKPMNEISNSSLGFVWKKNILLEVGGERTLEDPSRIAFLMSRFDVSDDRNSGFCFVKGCIEGNENERESVSVSFEDTNIKGFNIGFNIDTYQGEPNLPLSDRTPSVPDLELPGALKWLSDSDNRIKKFKNSSRVIRDFNGEEIIEGTTQKLNGTYLTEITGMWYYPGMPEDVQKPEIRITATYSFTSDHLPDIAPSFPSRSQKVLTEEEFLSSWNNLLESFHPNKL from the coding sequence ATGTTGACCGCGCAACCTAAAAAGAACTATGTAATCATAGCACTCGGCTTTGCCATCAGCCTATCAATTATTTTTATGCTATTTTACAAAGAGGAACTCGCAAAAATGCGAACCGCCAAAAATACCAAAACATATTCCGCGGCCATCGCTCGCTACAGTGTTGAGATACCAGAGAGCATGAAGCTCGCTGATGTTGCACTCAACAAGAATGGCATTCCTATAAAGGTATACTTTGATTATATAAAACCGCGTACAGAACGATTAGTCGACAGTTCATTGGCGGCGATAAAGAATAATGAGACAGGCCGTAAAACTATAGAAAAGCCAGCGGAGATATCACGCCCATCGGACACTGCGTGGATGATTGCATATAATCACAAACGCGTGACAGGTGTTGATGTCTATGGTAAACCGATGAACGAGATTTCAAACAGCTCTCTAGGATTTGTGTGGAAAAAAAATATACTGCTGGAGGTAGGCGGAGAGCGCACTTTAGAAGATCCATCTCGCATTGCTTTCTTAATGTCACGCTTTGATGTATCAGATGATAGGAATAGCGGGTTTTGTTTTGTCAAAGGCTGTATTGAAGGTAACGAAAATGAACGTGAGTCCGTAAGTGTTTCTTTTGAAGACACTAACATCAAGGGATTTAATATCGGATTCAACATTGACACCTACCAAGGCGAACCTAACCTTCCACTTTCTGATCGGACGCCAAGCGTCCCTGACTTGGAATTACCTGGCGCGTTAAAATGGCTCAGTGACTCAGACAATAGAATCAAAAAATTTAAAAACTCCAGTAGAGTGATACGCGATTTTAATGGAGAAGAGATTATTGAAGGCACAACTCAAAAGCTGAATGGCACGTACCTAACTGAAATCACCGGTATGTGGTACTACCCCGGCATGCCGGAAGACGTTCAGAAACCAGAAATCAGGATAACCGCGACTTACTCGTTCACCTCCGATCATTTACCTGACATCGCCCCTAGTTTCCCAAGCCGATCACAAAAAGTTTTGACTGAAGAAGAATTTCTCTCATCTTGGAACAATTTGCTTGAGTCTTTCCATCCGAATAAACTCTAA
- a CDS encoding T6SS immunity protein Tli4 family protein, translating to MLKLNTERSKKNILILFSMFLLALLFTTLNTCKEQQEMISDRKTDMKKFLTGRYVISLPASAKMVEANLVVSGVPIKIQPDYLKARAIHAAEKEWTSIYEKNITNKIQSAEREILPNNTQLLKYNHIRIQGEGLDGSAIDKIAFSTLAYIWRDNTFFTLGGDGALNKDNEIKALINKLEAESKDLKESSLCYVTGCISQKTGDEAIDINFELSDIANLKAKFQSDQYGGEANSALSERKLSSTLIDLGDEADWIMKSDYQHHTYRNAKRILHDLSGEEVIEASVQKSAGNYLIEVNAKWYYPGIPGVAEKPEITIQLDYSYTVDKKPSSPAGFFDKTAGSDITEADFMHIWDTALDSFSFR from the coding sequence ATGTTAAAGCTCAATACGGAAAGAAGCAAAAAAAACATACTAATCCTATTTTCAATGTTTTTACTAGCGCTATTATTTACGACATTAAACACATGTAAGGAGCAGCAGGAAATGATTTCCGACAGAAAGACGGACATGAAAAAATTTTTAACTGGACGTTACGTAATTAGCTTGCCGGCTAGTGCCAAAATGGTGGAGGCAAACTTAGTGGTTAGTGGTGTACCCATAAAAATCCAGCCTGACTATTTAAAGGCTCGAGCTATACACGCTGCCGAAAAGGAATGGACATCAATATATGAAAAAAATATCACTAACAAAATACAATCTGCGGAACGAGAAATCCTACCTAACAATACACAACTTTTAAAGTATAACCACATTCGCATACAGGGCGAAGGGCTTGACGGCTCAGCGATAGATAAAATCGCCTTTTCGACACTTGCCTACATCTGGAGGGACAATACGTTCTTCACCTTAGGTGGAGATGGCGCGCTAAATAAAGACAACGAAATTAAAGCATTGATCAACAAGCTTGAAGCAGAGTCAAAAGACCTTAAAGAATCATCTCTTTGCTACGTGACAGGTTGCATAAGCCAAAAAACTGGAGATGAGGCCATAGACATAAATTTTGAGCTTTCAGATATAGCAAATCTTAAAGCGAAATTTCAATCAGATCAGTATGGCGGTGAAGCTAATTCAGCCTTGTCTGAAAGGAAGCTAAGCTCTACCCTAATTGATTTAGGTGATGAAGCTGACTGGATTATGAAATCGGACTATCAGCACCACACTTATCGAAATGCGAAACGCATTTTGCACGACTTATCTGGTGAAGAGGTTATCGAGGCAAGCGTTCAAAAATCAGCGGGGAATTATCTGATTGAAGTCAACGCAAAATGGTATTACCCAGGCATTCCAGGCGTTGCTGAAAAACCAGAAATTACGATACAGCTAGATTACAGTTATACCGTAGATAAAAAACCTTCAAGCCCTGCAGGTTTTTTTGACAAGACCGCAGGTAGTGACATAACCGAAGCTGACTTTATGCATATCTGGGACACAGCTCTTGATTCTTTTAGCTTTCGATAG
- a CDS encoding type VI secretion system Vgr family protein produces MDLTFGTALSQSGRLLQLTTPLGEHQLQALRVHGVERIGRVPRYTLDVVVQDTEYDPEKLIGQPVSLAILCDDGSPAQRHGLVESVRYLGNDGGLHDWQLVFAPWFSLLEYRLDCRIWQDKNLPTILEAVFSLYEQAKGNYRLDLRREYAPLSYVTQFNESDANFVQRWCEQEGLFWYVEHTADKHCIVFTDTVDTLPALAPQSIRFHTQNATEKQDGITQWSSGSQLLSGKLHWRSVDYLAHGQPRETVMPALQAASAPQALERYEYQGQYGWQKQDRGEWLSRVQIEQRESQARRVQGQSGVRQMEAGRWFDLTQHPLYERKAAEERQFLLIEVEIFAESNLPLAKERREVPGSLAALFRTVRPEPSGIGVVNKVADTLGVGSHGFFLNRFEGQLHSVPFRSPAEHFKPNNPGPQTAVVVTPNGHEVFTDTLNRVCVRFHWDRLSQDGELGSCWLRMMQPSSGPDWGSVHVPRAGEEVVITFLDNDIDRPLVMGQVYGGHKPAWHSSGLMAGYKSKEVGGGGFNQWVMDDSTGQVRTQIHSSHGHTQLNLGYLIDQRGNNRGGLRGTGFELRTDAYGALRAQQGLYLSTWKRSGAQGAQIDASEAQQQLKNSEQRVKTLSDTAQQHNALPMQEGLDSLTQLNSDADVTYGSDDGTPSQGPGEQQRNGGDTAWAIRSGGRGKTPGYQQPLLIASSPADIATATPKSTHLHSGKHLTLSTGEDVSIASGKSLLASVAQSISLFAQNAGAKLFAAKGKIELQAQSDAMELTAQQGVKITSTAAGIEIAAQEGILLTSGGGYIRIKDGNIEIHAPGTIDVKGAKKTFSGPTSLSHSYNEMPKTDFADPYVVRKQSTGEPAAGMKVEVTRADGSVMQYVSDAAGKIPLQQSQIAEFVKIKVLGEA; encoded by the coding sequence ATGGATCTGACATTCGGTACCGCCCTCAGCCAGAGCGGACGCCTGCTACAACTCACCACGCCGCTGGGCGAGCATCAGCTTCAGGCCCTGCGCGTGCACGGGGTCGAGCGCATCGGGCGCGTGCCTCGCTACACCCTCGACGTGGTGGTGCAGGACACCGAATACGATCCTGAAAAACTCATCGGCCAGCCCGTCAGCCTCGCGATTCTCTGTGATGACGGTTCTCCCGCGCAGCGTCATGGCCTGGTCGAGAGCGTGCGCTATCTGGGCAATGACGGAGGTCTGCACGACTGGCAACTGGTCTTCGCCCCTTGGTTCAGCCTGCTCGAATACCGCCTCGACTGCCGCATCTGGCAGGACAAAAACCTGCCGACGATTCTGGAAGCGGTTTTCTCGCTGTACGAACAGGCCAAGGGCAATTACCGCCTGGACCTGCGGCGCGAATACGCCCCGCTGTCCTACGTCACCCAGTTCAATGAAAGTGATGCCAACTTCGTGCAGCGCTGGTGCGAGCAGGAAGGTCTTTTCTGGTACGTCGAGCATACGGCTGACAAACATTGCATCGTCTTTACCGACACCGTCGATACCCTCCCCGCGCTGGCACCGCAGAGCATTCGCTTCCACACCCAGAACGCCACTGAAAAACAGGACGGCATTACTCAATGGAGCAGTGGCTCGCAGTTGCTCAGCGGCAAGCTGCACTGGCGCAGTGTCGATTACCTGGCCCACGGCCAGCCACGTGAAACCGTGATGCCGGCCTTGCAGGCCGCTTCGGCCCCGCAGGCGCTGGAGCGGTACGAGTATCAAGGCCAATACGGCTGGCAGAAGCAGGATCGCGGCGAATGGCTGAGCCGGGTACAGATCGAGCAGCGTGAGTCGCAGGCTCGTCGCGTGCAGGGCCAAAGCGGCGTGCGGCAAATGGAAGCCGGACGCTGGTTTGACCTGACCCAGCATCCGCTGTACGAACGCAAGGCGGCTGAAGAGCGCCAGTTCCTGCTGATCGAAGTCGAGATCTTCGCCGAGAGCAACCTGCCGCTGGCCAAGGAACGTCGCGAAGTGCCGGGCAGTCTGGCGGCGCTGTTCAGAACTGTTCGTCCTGAGCCTTCAGGAATTGGGGTCGTGAACAAGGTAGCGGACACCTTGGGCGTGGGCAGTCATGGTTTCTTCCTCAACCGCTTCGAAGGCCAGTTGCACAGCGTGCCGTTTCGCAGCCCCGCTGAGCATTTCAAGCCGAATAATCCCGGCCCGCAGACCGCCGTGGTAGTCACACCCAACGGTCATGAGGTGTTTACAGACACTCTGAACCGGGTCTGCGTACGCTTCCACTGGGACCGCCTGTCTCAGGATGGCGAGTTGGGCTCATGCTGGCTGCGCATGATGCAACCGAGCAGCGGCCCGGACTGGGGCAGTGTGCATGTGCCGCGTGCCGGTGAAGAGGTGGTCATCACCTTCCTGGATAACGACATTGATCGGCCACTGGTCATGGGCCAGGTCTACGGCGGTCATAAGCCGGCCTGGCACTCCAGCGGGCTGATGGCCGGTTACAAGAGCAAGGAAGTCGGCGGCGGTGGCTTCAACCAGTGGGTGATGGACGACTCAACCGGACAGGTCCGTACCCAGATCCACAGCAGCCACGGGCATACGCAGCTTAACCTTGGTTACCTGATCGACCAGCGAGGTAACAACCGGGGTGGCTTGCGCGGCACGGGTTTCGAGTTACGCACCGATGCCTACGGCGCACTGCGCGCTCAGCAAGGTCTTTACCTCAGCACCTGGAAACGCAGCGGAGCCCAGGGCGCACAGATCGATGCCAGCGAAGCGCAGCAACAACTGAAAAACAGCGAGCAGCGCGTCAAGACCTTGTCCGACACCGCGCAACAGCACAATGCCCTACCCATGCAGGAAGGCCTGGACAGCCTGACCCAGCTCAACAGCGACGCCGATGTGACCTACGGCAGCGACGACGGCACCCCGAGCCAGGGCCCCGGCGAACAACAACGCAACGGCGGCGACACCGCCTGGGCAATACGCAGCGGCGGACGCGGCAAGACACCGGGTTACCAGCAACCTCTGCTGATTGCCTCCTCCCCTGCCGATATCGCCACCGCCACGCCGAAAAGCACCCACCTGCACAGCGGCAAACACCTGACCCTGAGCACCGGCGAAGACGTAAGCATCGCCAGCGGTAAATCCTTGCTGGCCAGCGTGGCGCAAAGCATCAGCCTGTTTGCACAGAACGCGGGGGCCAAACTGTTTGCGGCAAAGGGCAAGATCGAGTTGCAGGCGCAAAGTGATGCAATGGAGCTGACGGCGCAGCAGGGGGTGAAAATCACCTCGACCGCAGCCGGAATAGAAATTGCTGCACAGGAAGGTATTTTGCTGACCAGCGGTGGCGGCTATATTCGCATCAAGGACGGCAACATCGAGATCCATGCGCCAGGGACAATTGATGTCAAAGGGGCTAAGAAGACGTTTAGCGGGCCGACCAGTCTGTCGCACAGTTACAACGAAATGCCCAAGACCGACTTTGCGGACCCTTATGTGGTTCGCAAACAGAGCACTGGAGAACCTGCTGCTGGTATGAAAGTCGAAGTGACCCGCGCAGATGGGAGTGTCATGCAGTACGTTTCTGATGCCGCTGGCAAGATACCGCTTCAGCAAAGTCAGATTGCAGAATTCGTAAAAATCAAAGTGCTGGGAGAGGCGTAA